The following proteins are co-located in the Hevea brasiliensis isolate MT/VB/25A 57/8 chromosome 11, ASM3005281v1, whole genome shotgun sequence genome:
- the LOC110654172 gene encoding subtilisin-like protease SBT5.4, with the protein MLEAKSKISIIFSSFLFILLHIPSHAAKQSYIVYMGQHSVPQGNTIFDDQKVSQSHHDLLATLSYSGKPEEEQPEIFYSYNKFVNGFAAMLDEQQAEQLKNHPGVQSVMLNRKYELHTTHSWEFLGLENNNGAATKNSIWKKAKYGEDVIIANFDTGVWPESESFNDEGTGPVPLRWKGFCQSEGGVRCNRKLIGARYFYKGLNAAIGPNKTELSARDADGHGSHTLSTAGGSFVPKASIFGYGNGTAKGGSPKARVAAYKVCWPAGCYGADILAAFDAALSDGVDVISLSLGGAGEIDYSIDTIAIGALTAIRRGVSVVASAGNDGPDAFTASNVAPWFFTVGASTMDRVFTSFVILGNNKYLRGTSLSDKALPAGKSYPLIFAADAKAANATTANATLCGPGTLDPSKVAGKIIVCLRGGNIARLDKGIEAARAGAVGMILANDQSSGNELIADPHLLPASQINYTDGLLVIAYINSTKNATASISPVLTELGVKPAPEMAAFSSRGPNSIDPEILKPDITAPGVNVLAAYSEVASPSESISDKRRTAFAIISGTSMSCPHVSGIIGLLKSQHPDWSPAAIKSAIMTTATTRANDGKPILDADGKNATPFAYGAGHVRPNLAADPGLVYDLTLNDYLDLLCHHKYNISFIRSFGNASYTCPEHFSVSTFNYPSITVPKLTGSTTVTRRVKNVGSPGTYNVHVLAPSGTTVVVEPESLSFTKPGEEKMYKVTFKPAVNSTQHKEYVFGQLIWSDRKHKVKSPLVVKHM; encoded by the exons ATGTTGGAAGCAAAATCGAAGATTTCAattattttctcttcatttcttttcATCCTTCTGCACATTCCGTCTCATGCTGCCAAACAg TCTTACATAGTATACATGGGACAACATTCAGTTCCTCAAGGGAATACAATCTTTGATGACCAGAAAGTGTCACAATCACATCATGACTTGCTGGCCACATTATCTTATAG TGGGAAGCCGGAAGAGGAGCAACCTGAAATTTTTTACTCTTACAATAAATTTGTGAATGGTTTCGCTGCAATGCTTGATGAGCAACAAGCAGAACAGCTTAAAA ATCATCCGGGTGTCCAATCAGTTATGTTGAACAGAAAATATGAACTACACACAACACATTCATGGGAGTTTCTTGGATTAGAGAACAATAATGGAGCAGCTACTAAAAACTCAATTTGGAAAAAGGCAAAATATGGTGAAGATGTCATCATTGCAAATTTCGACACAG GTGTTTGGCCAGAATCAGAGAGCTTCAACGATGAAGGGACGGGTCCAGTGCCATTAAGATGGAAAGGATTTTGTCAGAGCGAAGGTGGAGTTCGCTGTAACAG AAAGCTTATAGGAGCAAGGTACTTTTACAAAGGCCTTAATGCAGCAATTGGCCCTAACAAAACTGAACTATCTGCACGGGACGCTGACGGCCATGGCTCCCACACCTTATCCACAGCTGGTGGTAGCTTTGTCCCTAAAGCTAGTATCTTTGGTTATGGCAATGGGACAGCTAAAGGTGGATCACCAAAAGCTCGTGTGGCTGCTTACAAAGTCTGCTGGCCTGCCGGCTGTTATGGAGCAGATATCTTGGCTGCATTTGATGCCGCCCTAAGTGATGGAGTCGATGTGATCTCATTATCATTAGGCGGGGCTGGTGAGATAGATTATTCTATTGATACAATAGCTATTGGAGCCTTAACTGCCATTCGTAGAGGGGTTAGTGTAGTTGCCTCAGCTGGCAATGATGGACCAGATGCATTTACCGCATCCAATGTGGCTCCATGGTTTTTCACAGTTGGTGCTAGCACAATGGATCGCGTTTTCACTAGTTTTGTTATACTTggcaataataaatatttaagg GGAACAAGTCTTTCAGACAAAGCCTTGCCTGCTGGAAAGTCTTATCCTTTGATATTTGCTGCTGATGCAAAAGCTGCTAATGCAACAACTGCAAATGC CACGCTATGCGGGCCTGGAACACTTGATCCTTCCAAGGTTGCAGGGAAGATCATAGTCTGCCTTCGAGGTGGTAATATTGCAAGATTAGACAAGGGAATTGAAGCTGCTAGAGCAGGTGCTGTTGGGATGATATTGGCAAATGACCAATCAAGTGGGAATGAACTTATAGCTGATCCTCATCTACTTCCTGCTTCACAAATCAATTACACTGATGGTTTGCTTGTTATTGCCTACATAAATTCCACCAA AAATGCGACGGCATCAATTTCTCCTGTACTCACAGAACTGGGAGTCAAGCCAGCTCCAGAGATGGCGGCATTTTCATCCAGGGGACCTAATTCAATTGATCCAGAAATCCTTAAG CCTGACATCACTGCACCTGGAGTTAATGTACTTGCTGCTTATTCTGAAGTAGCATCGCCATCTGAATCAATATCTGATAAGCGTCGGACTGCTTTTGCTATAATATCTGGCACTTCAATGTCATGCCCTCACGTCTCCGGTATTATTGGCCTTCTCAAGTCACAACACCCAGATTGGAGTCCTGCTGCTATCAAATCTGCCATCATGACTACTG CAACAACACGAGCCAATGATGGGAAGCCTATACTTGATGCAGATGGGAAAAATGCAACACCATTTGCATATGGTGCTGGACATGTACGTCCAAACCTTGCAGCAGATCCCGGCCTAGTTTATGATTTAACTTTGAATGATTACCTAGACCTTCTGTGTCACCATAAGTACAACATATCCTTTATACGATCATTTGGAAATGCTTCTTATACATGTCCTGAGCATTTTAGTGTATCGACATTCAACTACCCTTCGATCACAGTTCCAAAGCTCACAGGCTCAACCACTGTGACTCGAAGAGTCAAGAATGTAGGCTCTCCAGGGACATATAATGTTCATGTCTTGGCACCCTCTGGAACGACTGTTGTGGTTGAACCTGAAAGCTTGTCATTTACAAAACCTGGGGAAGAGAAGATGTATAAGGTTACTTTTAAGCCTGCTGTGAATAGCACCCAGCACAAAGAGTATGTTTTTGGGCAGCTAATTTGGTCGGATAGGAAGCATAAGGTCAAGAGTCCTCTAGTGGTTAAACACATGTAG